From Streptomyces sp. NBC_00775, one genomic window encodes:
- a CDS encoding maltokinase N-terminal cap-like domain-containing protein — MSEAATPSATAPVARPELLASLDPLLREWLPRQRWFAGKGRPVTGFSLVAAVELLPLTAKLGLLHLLVRVHQPLSPARGATPHPGDCYQLLIGVREVLPPRLAPALIGHLEEGPLAGRTVYEALYDPRPAAVLLEALRTRARVGELRFERERHRGPGEARELREIRGDLVPRVVTSEQSNSSIVYGDTFILKLLRRIVPGTNPDLELPLVLSREGCIRVPAPVAWMVADLGEEKTYILGVLQPFVQGASDGWELALRQLAKGEDFTGEARELGRATAEVHTALADALPTATLGRAQMGPLVDGMTERLEAAAQAVPALRPYAPGLRTAFEALADLAAEGHTWTAQRIHGDLHLGQCLRSPSGEWSLIDFEGEPSKPLAERRMAQPPARDIAGMLRSFDYAAHSQRPPVPGWADACRAAFCTGYAEVAGVDPRTDPVLLHAYETDKAVYEVLYEARHRPDWLPVPLAAVRRLAASP, encoded by the coding sequence ATGTCGGAAGCCGCAACCCCCTCTGCCACGGCCCCCGTCGCACGCCCCGAACTGCTCGCGTCCCTCGATCCACTGCTGCGGGAGTGGCTGCCCCGACAGCGCTGGTTCGCGGGCAAAGGGCGTCCGGTGACCGGATTCTCCCTGGTGGCGGCGGTAGAACTACTGCCGCTCACAGCCAAGTTGGGCCTGCTCCATCTACTCGTACGCGTACACCAGCCACTCAGCCCGGCCCGGGGAGCCACCCCGCACCCCGGGGACTGCTACCAGCTGCTGATCGGCGTACGCGAGGTGCTGCCGCCACGGCTCGCGCCCGCGCTGATCGGGCATCTGGAGGAGGGGCCGCTGGCCGGCCGCACGGTGTACGAGGCGCTGTACGACCCGCGCCCCGCCGCCGTACTCCTGGAAGCCCTGCGCACCCGGGCCCGCGTCGGCGAGCTGCGCTTCGAGCGTGAGCGGCACCGGGGGCCCGGGGAGGCCCGGGAACTCCGGGAGATCCGGGGCGATCTGGTGCCACGGGTGGTGACGTCGGAGCAGTCCAACTCGTCCATCGTCTACGGAGATACGTTCATCCTGAAGCTGTTGCGCAGGATCGTGCCGGGGACCAATCCGGATCTGGAGCTTCCGCTGGTGCTGTCCCGGGAGGGCTGTATACGGGTGCCCGCCCCGGTGGCGTGGATGGTCGCGGACCTGGGCGAGGAGAAGACGTACATACTCGGTGTGCTCCAGCCCTTCGTACAGGGCGCGTCGGACGGCTGGGAGCTGGCGCTACGCCAGCTGGCCAAGGGCGAGGACTTCACCGGCGAGGCGCGGGAACTGGGCCGAGCCACGGCCGAGGTGCACACGGCGCTGGCCGATGCGCTGCCCACGGCCACGCTCGGCCGCGCGCAGATGGGGCCGCTCGTCGACGGCATGACCGAGCGCCTGGAGGCGGCCGCACAGGCGGTGCCCGCGCTCCGTCCCTACGCTCCCGGCCTGCGCACCGCCTTCGAGGCGCTGGCCGATCTGGCCGCCGAGGGCCACACCTGGACCGCGCAGCGCATCCACGGCGACCTGCACCTCGGCCAGTGCCTGCGCTCCCCCTCCGGGGAGTGGTCGCTCATCGACTTCGAGGGCGAGCCCTCGAAACCGCTCGCCGAACGCCGCATGGCACAGCCTCCGGCACGGGACATCGCGGGCATGCTCCGCTCCTTCGACTACGCGGCCCACTCGCAGCGCCCCCCGGTGCCCGGCTGGGCGGATGCGTGCCGGGCCGCGTTCTGCACCGGGTACGCCGAGGTCGCCGGCGTCGACCCGCGCACCGACCCCGTACTCCTGCACGCCTACGAGACGGACAAGGCGGTCTACGAAGTCCTGTACGAGGCCCGGCACCGGCCCGACTGGCTGCCGGTGCCGCTCGCGGCCGTACGCCGGCTCGCCGCGTCCCCCTGA
- the treS gene encoding maltose alpha-D-glucosyltransferase translates to MIVNEPVPDTFEDTPAKDRDPEWFKRAVFYEVLVRSFQDSNGDGVGDLKGLTAKLDYLQWLGIDCLWLPPFFKSPLRDGGYDVSDYTAVLPEFGDLADFVEFVDSAHQRGMRVIIDFVMNHTSDQHPWFQESRANPDGPYGDYYVWADDDKQYQDARIIFVDTEASNWTFDPVRKQYFWHRFFSHQPDLNYENPSVQEEIISALRFWLDLGIDGFRLDAVPYLYQVEGTNCENLPATHEFLKRVRKEIDTHYPDTVLLAEANQWPEDVVDYFGDFPSGGDECHMAFHFPVMPRIFMAVRRESRYPVSEILAKTPAIPSSCQWGIFLRNHDELTLEMVTDEERDYMYAEYAKDPRMRANIGIRRRLAPLLDNDRNQIELFTALLLSLPGSPILYYGDEIGMGDNIWLGDRDAVRTPMQWTPDRNAGFSSCDPGRLFLPTIMDPVYGYQVTNVEASMSSPSSLLHWTRRMIEIRKQNKAFGLGSYTELQSSNPAVIAFLREAPSTKDEGDDLVLCVHNFSRFAQPTELDLRAFSGRHPVELIGGVRFPAIGELPYLLTLAGHGFYWFRLRKDAV, encoded by the coding sequence ATGATCGTCAACGAGCCCGTCCCGGACACGTTCGAGGACACACCGGCCAAGGACCGCGATCCCGAATGGTTCAAACGCGCCGTCTTCTACGAGGTCCTGGTCCGCTCCTTCCAGGACAGCAACGGCGACGGTGTCGGCGACCTCAAGGGCCTCACCGCGAAACTGGACTATCTGCAGTGGCTGGGCATCGACTGCCTGTGGCTGCCGCCGTTCTTCAAATCGCCCCTGCGGGACGGCGGGTACGACGTCTCGGACTACACCGCGGTGCTGCCGGAGTTCGGTGACCTGGCGGACTTCGTCGAGTTCGTGGACTCGGCCCATCAGCGGGGCATGCGGGTGATCATCGACTTCGTGATGAACCACACCAGCGACCAGCATCCGTGGTTCCAGGAGTCGCGCGCCAACCCGGACGGCCCGTACGGCGACTACTACGTCTGGGCCGACGACGACAAGCAGTACCAGGACGCCCGCATCATCTTCGTCGACACCGAGGCCTCCAACTGGACGTTCGACCCGGTCCGCAAGCAGTACTTCTGGCACCGCTTCTTCTCCCACCAGCCGGACCTCAACTACGAGAACCCCTCCGTGCAGGAGGAGATCATCTCCGCGCTGCGGTTCTGGCTGGACCTGGGCATCGACGGCTTCCGCCTGGACGCGGTGCCGTACCTCTACCAGGTCGAGGGAACCAACTGCGAAAACCTTCCAGCAACGCACGAGTTCCTCAAGCGGGTGCGCAAGGAGATCGACACGCACTACCCCGACACGGTGCTGCTGGCGGAGGCGAACCAGTGGCCGGAGGACGTGGTCGACTACTTCGGCGACTTCCCCTCGGGCGGCGACGAGTGCCACATGGCGTTCCACTTCCCGGTCATGCCGCGCATCTTCATGGCCGTCAGGCGTGAGTCGCGCTACCCGGTGTCGGAAATCCTCGCCAAGACCCCGGCGATCCCCTCCAGCTGCCAGTGGGGCATCTTCCTGCGCAACCACGACGAGCTGACCCTGGAAATGGTCACCGACGAGGAACGCGACTACATGTACGCGGAGTACGCCAAGGACCCGCGGATGCGCGCCAACATCGGCATCCGCCGCCGCCTGGCCCCACTCCTCGACAACGACCGCAACCAGATCGAACTCTTCACCGCCCTGCTGCTGTCCCTGCCCGGCTCGCCGATCCTCTACTACGGCGACGAGATCGGCATGGGCGACAACATCTGGCTCGGCGACCGCGACGCCGTGCGCACCCCCATGCAGTGGACCCCCGACCGCAACGCCGGCTTCTCCTCCTGCGACCCCGGCCGCCTCTTCCTCCCCACGATCATGGACCCCGTCTACGGCTACCAGGTCACCAACGTCGAGGCGTCGATGTCGTCACCCTCGTCGCTGCTGCACTGGACCCGCCGCATGATCGAGATCCGCAAACAGAACAAGGCATTCGGCCTCGGCTCCTACACGGAACTCCAGTCCTCCAACCCGGCCGTCATCGCGTTCCTGCGCGAAGCCCCCTCGACAAAGGACGAAGGAGACGACCTCGTCCTGTGCGTCCACAACTTCTCCCGCTTCGCCCAGCCCACCGAGCTGGACCTGCGGGCGTTCAGCGGAAGACATCCGGTGGAGCTGATCGGCGGGGTGCGATTCCCGGCCATCGGTGAGCTTCCGTACTTGCTCACGCTCGCGGGTCACGGCTTCTACTGGTTCCGGCTCCGCAAGGACGCCGTCTAG